One window of Metopolophium dirhodum isolate CAU chromosome 3, ASM1992520v1, whole genome shotgun sequence genomic DNA carries:
- the LOC132940909 gene encoding uncharacterized protein LOC132940909, with protein sequence MSVKLIGRTTNLYGKTLWEILGNLRTTGVGRLVTRNSYDRYEEPCFFKVLSVEPTAQIEDKARKIIVHAEKIFRGKHYKEPVEIYSVSYKPDYRLIPKDEEQLWWDRLANCKPREKFVPGSIELPPLMRLVLERDNKDSNIKLQLKIRGGRDNVAKSDTTKIAAYGPSFFKNQQSS encoded by the exons ATGTCTGTCAAATTAATTGGTAGAACTACAAATTTGTATGGTAAGACGCTCTGGGAAATTTTAGGCAATCTGAGAACCACGGGTGTTGGTCGTCTGGTAACCAGGAACTCTTATGATCGATACGAAGAACCTTGCTTTTTCAAAGTCTTGTCCGTCGAACCCACTGCACAAATA GAAGATAAAGCAAGGAAAATAATAGTTCACGCTGAGAAAATATTCCGAGGTAAACACTACAAAGAGCCCGTTGAAATATACAGTGTATCGTACAAACCTGATTATCGATTAATACCCAAAGATGAAGAACAATTGTGGTGGGATCGATTGGCCAATTGCAAACCACGAGAAAAGTTTGTACCTGGATCTATTGAGTTACCACCACTCATGAGA TTGGTATTAGAACGTGACAACAAagattctaatattaaattgcaattaaaaataagagGTGGCCGAGATAATGTTGCTAAATCAGACACAACTAAAATTGCAGCATACGGTCcgagttttttcaaaaatcaacaaagtagttaa
- the LOC132940911 gene encoding LOW QUALITY PROTEIN: uncharacterized protein LOC132940911 (The sequence of the model RefSeq protein was modified relative to this genomic sequence to represent the inferred CDS: deleted 1 base in 1 codon) has protein sequence MKCDTILKPEKYGAGLKGIFRQALHEMPLITICSPFCIVGLGLIMYHTYRYEKNDGNNKKYKFKYTLYRPDDPRVPHIKN, from the exons ATGAAATGCGATACAATTCTTAAACCCGAAAAATATGGAGCGGGGC tcaAGGGCATTTTCCGACAAGCTTTGCATGAAATGCCATTGATTACAATATGTTCTCCGTTCTGCATTGTCGGCTTAGGGCTGATTATGTACCATACTTATAGATACGAA AAAAATGAtggaaacaataaaaaatataaattcaaatataccc TTTACCGACCAGATGATCCTAGAGTTCCACACATCAAGAATTGA
- the LOC132941827 gene encoding kelch domain-containing protein 10 homolog — MTSTEYRFKHLVFDIHPKNPPDWDRPLCVIDQGIACNDDYLFKYNRYRKHKSEELANETLKKYNFIADRWETIKCKNLPTCFKLTSILLSGNLIVIHGGKDFEYINEYSFQLFIGNLSKKNQNDCVEFEEICSTDGIPITEYGQPVHIDGQFIYSLNGTSEHKNEMDVYRLDLCTKKWQLLCQARGQHPRTDESLRREVAYYDNHLYMFGGAHVMILLKNMFLDTFEEIQVFDILTNKWQYFKTLPDLQNSSSSYPANRCYYGWAQCVTQPEYVYMSGGSDNYNFFSDIWRLNLITLQWCNLMPCKLPKSMFLHSSTVVPSGRIYYYNGIVSTDSIDIHQKDDILCAWVRIPKLKAMCWDAMLCYFKNQMLKSSLEDLKDLGLPSEYYESIIKAKTLV, encoded by the exons ATGACATCAACGGAATATAGGTTCAAACATTTAGTGTTTGACATACACCCTAAGAACCCACCAGATTGGGACCGTCCTCTTTGtgtaattgatcaggggattgCGTGTAATGATGACTACTTGTTTAAATACAATCGCTATCGAAAGCATAAGTCTGAG GAACTTGCTAATGAGActctgaaaaaatataattttattgctgATCGTTgggaaacaataaaatgtaaaaatttgccgacatgttttaaattaacttcAATTTTGCTGTCAggaaatttaattgttattcatGGTGGAAAAGACTTTGAGTACATTAATGAATACTCTTTTCAACTTTTCATCg gaaatttatcaaaaaaaaatcaaaacgacTGTGTAGAATTTGAAGAGATTTGTTCTACAGATGGAATACCCATTACTGAATATGGTCAACCAGTTCATATTGATGGACAATTTATATACTCTCTCAATGGAACATCAgaacataaaaatgaaatggATGTTTACAGGCTTGATTTGTGTACTAAAAAATGGCAATTATTATGTCAAGCTCGTGGTCAACACCCAAGAACTGATGAAAGTCTTAGACGTGAAGTGGCCTATTATGATAACCATTTGTACATGTTTGGTGGTGCTCATGTGATGATTctactaaaaaatatgtttctagACACATTTGAA gaaATACAAGTGTTTGacatattaactaataaatggcaatattttaaaactttgcCTGATCTCCAGAATTCATCATCATCTTATCCTGCAAATCGTTGTTATTATGGATGGGCACAATGTGTGACCCAACcagaatatgtatatatgagcGGTGGTTCTGATAATTACAACTTTTTCTCAGATATTTGGCGACTGAATCTTATTACTCTTCAGTGGTGTAATCTTATGCCATGTAAGCTACCAAAATCCATGTTTCTGCATTCATCTACGGTTGTACCATCAGGTCGCATTTACTACTATAATGGAATAGTTAGTACTGATTCAATTGATATACATCAGAAAGATGACATACTGTGTGCATGGGTTAGAATCCCAAAGTTAAAGGCCATGTGTTGGGATGCCATGTTATGctatttcaaaaatcaaatgttAAAGTCGTCTCTAGAAGACTTAAAGGATTTGGGGTTACCATCAGAGTATTATGAGAGCATAATTAAAGCCAAAACGTTAGTATAA